One window from the genome of Rhodobacteraceae bacterium S2214 encodes:
- a CDS encoding Lin0512 family protein produces MMDQRVIIEMGMGNDLHGMDYQKAAKRAIEDAFRHSTLPLFQSIDLQTDTMRVQVTVGVQEPDKLDTEALAEMLPRGRAAVTAIKGGQNVANAETGDTVVIATAAIEAFLPSQKDNWQQSDA; encoded by the coding sequence ATAATGGACCAGCGCGTTATCATCGAAATGGGTATGGGCAACGATCTGCACGGCATGGATTACCAAAAGGCGGCCAAACGCGCGATTGAAGACGCGTTTCGCCATTCGACCCTACCCTTGTTTCAAAGCATAGACCTGCAAACCGACACGATGCGGGTTCAGGTCACGGTTGGCGTGCAGGAACCAGACAAACTGGACACTGAAGCACTCGCAGAGATGCTGCCGCGTGGACGCGCCGCGGTCACGGCAATCAAAGGCGGACAGAACGTAGCGAACGCAGAAACCGGTGACACGGTAGTAATCGCAACAGCGGCAATCGAGGCGTTTTTGCCCAGTCAAAAAGACAACTGGCAGCAAAGCGACGCCTAA
- a CDS encoding Lin0512 family protein — MPKHRVLTEFGMGTSLRRQDYTQAAKRALQDALWHNSINMAELFGFPKEAMIIDVEIAVQNPDQVDTDALLDIFPYGQPSVTVHHGGLDVPRPDGKPTVIANAAINVSFMMERT; from the coding sequence ATGCCAAAACACCGCGTCCTCACCGAATTTGGCATGGGCACGTCGCTCCGCCGTCAGGATTATACCCAAGCGGCCAAACGGGCGCTGCAAGACGCGCTATGGCATAATTCCATCAACATGGCCGAACTCTTTGGGTTCCCGAAAGAAGCCATGATCATTGACGTAGAAATTGCGGTGCAGAATCCGGATCAAGTCGATACCGATGCGTTACTCGATATCTTTCCTTACGGACAACCCAGTGTGACGGTACACCATGGCGGGCTTGATGTGCCGCGCCCTGACGGCAAACCAACAGTCATCGCCAACGCCGCGATCAATGTGTCGTTTATGATGGAGCGGACATAA
- a CDS encoding PhoP regulatory network YrbL family protein gives MQQTFQPLLKLSHLTPVAEGSQRIIYVHPTDPTRLIKVLKPIADTKRRAKLATFTERHFPSIRTRWTRKEYGEYLRMMLRIAPTDIPPITHMYGFVQTDRGLGCISENVTDGGLGQTLHATKDNLSATDLALFNDTIARLYRFGIRAGDMTARNFVFGHRDYAGQQGPRECVLVDGFGDIHAIPVRSINDWCNALGLDDSCKRLAAKTGLRWDAKQRQFSLN, from the coding sequence ATGCAGCAGACCTTTCAACCGCTTTTGAAGCTCAGCCACCTTACCCCTGTTGCCGAAGGATCGCAGCGGATCATCTACGTGCACCCGACCGATCCAACCAGACTGATCAAAGTGCTCAAACCCATCGCAGACACCAAGCGCCGCGCGAAGCTCGCCACGTTTACGGAACGCCATTTTCCGAGCATCCGCACCCGCTGGACCCGTAAGGAATATGGCGAATACCTGCGTATGATGCTCCGCATCGCCCCCACCGATATTCCGCCCATTACGCATATGTACGGGTTTGTACAGACGGATAGGGGACTGGGATGCATTTCAGAAAATGTCACTGACGGTGGGCTTGGTCAGACGCTGCACGCGACCAAGGACAATCTGAGTGCCACCGATCTTGCGTTGTTCAACGACACCATCGCACGTCTGTACCGTTTTGGCATTCGGGCCGGTGATATGACCGCACGCAATTTCGTGTTTGGCCATCGCGACTACGCAGGCCAACAGGGGCCGCGAGAGTGTGTTCTTGTGGATGGGTTCGGCGATATTCACGCGATCCCCGTCAGATCCATCAATGATTGGTGCAACGCGCTGGGTCTTGACGATAGCTGCAAACGTCTTGCTGCGAAAACCGGCTTGCGGTGGGACGCCAAACAACGTCAATTTAGTCTGAACTAG
- a CDS encoding ATP-binding protein, giving the protein MLAEKHPQQDQRLATLASYDVLDSANEADFNDIVALASAICDVPVSLISLVDDDRQWFKARVGFDPTETTLDQSVCSHAILEDDFLEVSDMSKDQRTADNPLHTGEVGVQFYAGANLVAPDGMPIGTLCVLDHKPRQLTEFQKQSLKTLSRQVMVQLELRKRLALEEALKAEMDHRVKNSLQTIASVLRVAARSIDDVDAQGVLDTVERRISAVGTLHSELMGSKGHNSVDTKPYLDRVVRLLADVAPDNVEMTVDAVDVALDARKASALGMIVSEFVANSIKHAFPNGRAGVVEIALTTDQAEGRLTCRDNGVGKDGGHDAEADGRSGMGARLMSAAAVQLNGHLDYETQNDGTMLSVVFAI; this is encoded by the coding sequence TTGTTAGCTGAAAAACATCCCCAACAGGATCAACGTCTTGCAACTTTGGCGTCGTACGACGTTCTCGACTCCGCGAATGAGGCCGATTTCAACGATATTGTTGCCTTGGCATCGGCTATTTGTGACGTACCCGTGTCGCTGATCAGTTTGGTTGATGATGACCGCCAGTGGTTCAAGGCGCGCGTTGGTTTTGATCCGACGGAAACGACATTGGACCAATCTGTTTGCTCGCATGCGATCTTGGAAGATGACTTCTTGGAAGTCTCCGACATGTCCAAGGACCAGCGCACAGCGGATAACCCACTTCATACTGGTGAGGTTGGCGTGCAGTTCTACGCAGGGGCGAATTTGGTGGCCCCTGACGGCATGCCAATCGGGACGCTTTGTGTGCTGGATCACAAACCGCGGCAATTGACGGAGTTTCAGAAGCAATCACTGAAGACGCTATCGCGCCAAGTGATGGTGCAGCTTGAACTGCGCAAACGGCTCGCGTTGGAAGAAGCGCTGAAGGCCGAGATGGATCACCGCGTGAAGAATTCCTTGCAGACGATTGCATCGGTTTTGCGCGTCGCGGCCCGCAGTATCGACGACGTCGATGCGCAAGGTGTACTGGATACGGTTGAACGCCGGATTTCCGCCGTAGGGACGCTGCACAGTGAACTGATGGGCAGCAAAGGACACAATTCGGTTGATACCAAGCCGTATCTTGATCGGGTGGTGCGACTGCTTGCCGATGTTGCCCCTGATAATGTCGAGATGACAGTTGATGCGGTTGATGTGGCGCTTGATGCGCGCAAGGCGTCTGCGTTGGGGATGATCGTCAGTGAATTTGTCGCCAATTCCATCAAGCATGCCTTTCCTAACGGGCGGGCGGGTGTCGTGGAAATCGCGCTTACGACAGATCAGGCTGAAGGGCGGTTGACCTGTCGTGATAACGGCGTGGGCAAAGACGGCGGTCACGATGCAGAGGCAGACGGGCGCAGCGGAATGGGCGCACGCCTGATGTCTGCTGCCGCGGTGCAATTGAACGGGCACCTTGACTATGAAACGCAAAACGATGGCACAATGCTAAGCGTCGTGTTCGCGATCTAA
- the cobO gene encoding cob(I)yrinic acid a,c-diamide adenosyltransferase: protein MTDTPQPDDRHAMKMAKKKAARDKIMATKTDKKGLVIVHTGKGKGKSSAAFGMIFRCIAHDMKCGVVQFIKGGMSTGERDLILSKFSDECAFHTMGEGFTWETQDKSRDTEMAQAAWAKAKELILDETNKMVLLDEINIAIRYDYVDINEVVEFLATQKPDMTHVVLTGRNAHADLIEIADLVTEMELVKHPFRSGIKAQIGVEY from the coding sequence ATGACCGACACCCCCCAGCCCGACGACCGCCATGCAATGAAAATGGCCAAGAAGAAGGCCGCGCGCGATAAAATCATGGCGACAAAGACCGACAAAAAGGGTCTTGTGATCGTCCATACTGGTAAAGGTAAGGGTAAATCGTCTGCTGCCTTCGGGATGATTTTCCGGTGCATTGCGCATGATATGAAGTGTGGCGTGGTTCAGTTCATCAAAGGCGGTATGTCAACGGGCGAACGCGATCTGATCCTGTCGAAATTCAGCGACGAATGCGCATTCCACACGATGGGAGAAGGGTTCACCTGGGAAACCCAGGATAAGAGCCGTGACACCGAAATGGCACAAGCAGCATGGGCCAAGGCGAAAGAACTGATCTTGGACGAGACCAACAAAATGGTCCTGCTGGACGAGATCAACATCGCGATCCGCTACGATTATGTGGATATCAACGAAGTCGTGGAATTCCTTGCCACCCAAAAGCCAGACATGACGCACGTCGTGCTAACAGGCCGCAACGCCCACGCCGACCTGATCGAAATCGCGGACTTGGTGACCGAAATGGAGCTGGTCAAGCACCCGTTCCGGTCAGGGATCAAAGCGCAAATCGGGGTAGAATACTAA